The Streptomyces sp. NBC_01197 genome window below encodes:
- a CDS encoding ArsR/SmtB family transcription factor, with translation MTKARTETDVAHVAAAIGDPSRAKVLMALASGGALPASALAAEAGVSNSTISRHLAKLSEARLLTVELDGRHRYYRLATTDVARALEQLARIARPLPPKSLSADTRAKALLRARLCYDHVAGRLGVALMDAMQEQDILAAEETRSGDGSTDLTYLLTPRGRQELGTLGVDIDALPRRRATVRYCVDWSEQRHHLAGALGAAIADHMFALDWLRHGKYRRVIRLTDTGREQLETVFGVRGDQVV, from the coding sequence ATGACGAAGGCCCGGACCGAAACAGATGTGGCGCACGTCGCGGCAGCGATCGGCGACCCCTCCCGTGCCAAGGTGCTGATGGCCCTCGCGAGCGGCGGCGCTCTGCCGGCCAGCGCGCTGGCGGCCGAGGCAGGAGTCAGCAATTCCACCATCAGTCGCCATCTGGCCAAGCTCTCCGAGGCCAGACTGCTGACCGTCGAGCTCGACGGCCGTCACCGCTACTACCGGCTCGCGACCACGGACGTCGCCCGCGCACTCGAACAACTCGCGCGCATAGCCCGCCCGTTGCCCCCGAAGTCCCTCAGCGCCGACACCCGGGCGAAGGCGCTGCTGCGGGCCCGGCTCTGCTACGACCACGTGGCCGGACGCCTCGGTGTCGCCCTGATGGATGCCATGCAGGAGCAGGACATCCTCGCCGCTGAGGAGACACGGAGCGGCGACGGCTCCACGGACCTCACCTATCTGCTCACGCCCCGGGGCCGCCAGGAACTCGGCACCCTCGGCGTGGACATCGATGCCCTGCCGCGCAGGCGCGCCACGGTCCGCTACTGCGTCGACTGGTCCGAACAGCGCCATCACCTCGCCGGGGCACTCGGCGCCGCGATCGCTGACCACATGTTCGCCCTGGACTGGCTCCGCCACGGAAAGTACCGCCGCGTCATCCGCCTCACGGACACGGGCCGGGAGCAACTGGAGACGGTGTTCGGCGTACGGGGCGACCAGGTCGTGTGA